DNA from Gambusia affinis linkage group LG06, SWU_Gaff_1.0, whole genome shotgun sequence:
TCATCCAAAGCATTTATTCCTTGGAAAAGTTTGTTGCCTTTTGATTCAACTTCAATAAAATAAGTATTGATTATGAGGATTTCCCCACGATTTTTCAATAATCTTTAGGCATGTTAAAATCTTAGTTTTTACGCGCTATGCAGGAGAATAGCATGggtttagattttaaaacaagcaaTGTTGAAACCAGAGCTTTCCATACAACGTAGGCAGAGTTTAGTAGAATACTCAAAAGTGTATTGACGtaaaattcaacatatttttactcaagcaGAACCAAAAACTAACCGTTTGTAAATTTGAGTATTTTACAgactaaagtaaaaattaaaaaaatcaataaataaaaaactacaaatgaagaCAGAAGAAAGATTTGCCATGTCTTTTTTCTACAAAAGTTACGAAACTAATAGGCTATATTTATTTTGGAACAAACGTATTTACAGCTTCAGTACACTCGAGCAAAAGAAGCGATAATtcaatatttctcaaataaaaataaaaagcaaagtgcTCTAGAGCTACTAATTTAAGACCTATTTTTCTTGGAGGAGTGAATCAAAATTCCATAAAACTACCGTGAGAAATTGTGGAATGATAACAAAGTAGGCAAGTATATCAAATAGGCTACTAAGAAAATATATGTAAGCGtatgaatttgaataaaatactgACATTTGTGTCATTATTCTGGTACTTTGCAAACATACATGGTGTTTTTTGTAATCCTCTCCAAGAAAAATAATCTCCTTTACACAGTGTATCTGTACAAATTAGTGATACTATATTAATTGAGaagcaaataataaatacttctaaactgtttaaattgtGGCCGCATACTTTAGAGTTgtctaaaaatgtgaaatgtaatGTTCTTGAATTTTTAGATATTCCCTTTTAAGCATATCAACAACATTTAAGCAACAATGACATGAATCTGATTACAAAAATCATTCAGCAAACGAAGGTAATATTACTGATATTTTGCTGACTTTCgtcttaaattcttttttttcttaccaaaaataaaattgaaacttCGACAATTATCAACCATACAATTTACTTTTCTACATTTGGCCAGTAGATGCCAGTAGAGCAAACGGAACTGGCTGGCTTTTATCCTGGTTTTACCATAAACGCCTTGAAATATTTGATAGCATTGACAGGAGCAGCTTTTGAACAGAAAGGGGTTccaatttaagtttaaaatttgacttGCCGATGTATAAGTTttccaaacaataaataaaatagaatagaacGAACGGAACAGTCTTTACTGTCTCTGTGTGGAAATGTAGGCGTACCAGGGGTAAAGTCGAAGTTTGTGTTCacattaatagaaataaaaagacagaactAAGAATAACTCGTAAGTATTCCAACAGATTATCTGAGAATTTTGTTTGGAATATGACatctatttaaatttaattggttaatcttaaaatgttcacgagaaaaaggaaaagacaacaTAATCTGTGTTAGAATAGCATCGTtgagaggcttttattttgaagaatgaaATCACTTTGGAGGACACGCCTCTGAGGTGACGTCAGAGAAGTCAGGAAGTAGATTACCTTTCCTTCGCACATGGTGAAAATGGCTGcgaatgaagaaaaacaacaaggcCACAGAGCCGGcgtttacaaacagaaaaataagggACACAAACATGGCAAACACAGGACGAAAGGTGAaattgaaagagaaaacaaaggtAGGCCCTGTTCCGTGGCGAAGTGTTACAGATATCGTTGCGTGTCTTTGTGGTTGTTGCTTTGATTGACTCACGTGTTCTGCAGTCTGAAGGGATTGAGAGGACACGTTTCAGTCAGATGGTTCATGACATCAGTTTTTAGTCCGATTTCGGGTCATTTCGGGATATTTAAAGTTCTCCGCTGGATCTACGTGCAGCTGTAGTGTGAGAGTTACAGTCAAATGTAGGGCGATCTGTTCTCTGCAGCCAATGATCAAATACATGGTCAATATTTGCATCAGTACTTATAAAGATGCAAACTCTCACTTTTCCTCATTGCAACTAATACTTGTGTTAAATTCTTTTTTATAAAggcacaaataaataaatctattgaAACTCTTTTGTTGAATAGAGTCAAAGAAGAAATTTAgataattgttacatttttacgTTTTACTTTTGAGTGCTATCTAAACTTAACTCGTATTCATATATTAATTTGGAAtatcaaattttaaatgtttgtaaatatgtCCTGCAGGTGTTCggattttatttgctgtatttgttttcattttccaataAGTAATGGGATTTGTGTGttattaaattgaaattgtACAGTATTTCCATTAGTTAAAGAACTGttattgattagatttttattttttttttgtcattttgatatttaaccactcaacaaaaaaagttgtaaCGAGGCCTGCCAATATAATTACTCTTTGCTGgttgataaattgtcccagaagttattgcgataaatcgtaatattgttattttgaaaccATTGTCTAGCAATACAATGATATTGGCACGATaaagcaagaacacattctcaaatatcAATGAACTTTGAATTCtagcaaatgtttaaaactggaactggaagacattttaaatactccaaataaataagcaagacaacaaataaaagcagtagtttttttgtcatccagttttagGTAGAACTTtctggtagaaagagagaaaagagtaaaacaataaattatgcaggtggaaatttttgagtttgttttaatttattatgcgatcaattgatttatttcttattgcgacaggcctactTATAACTTCACATTCTTTGTCCACCCCAACCcccagttttgtttattttaaaaagaactctGTCACTTTAACATCCTTGTTCCTGTGTTCCTCCCAGGCAGAGTGTCAGTGATGACCCTTACtaaaaaacagaggaaagagCTGAGGAAGATGGACAGACGACATAAAGCCAATCAGCTtcggaaaacaaagaaagaccAGGTCATTTCAATCCACatgaagaacaaaatatttaaaatttccgACCTGTGTTGcaaagttaattatttatttatttatttatttatttttgtccccGTAGGTTCTGACGGAAAAGCGACGACTTGGCAGCAGGGACGGTCCTCCTCACCTGGTGGCTGTGGTGTCCCTGCACGCTAACGCTGACGCCGGAGCGGTTAGCAAGCTGCTACGTGGAGAAGGCGCCGGGGGCGTGGTGCACCTGGAGCGATGCGTCAGCGGCGTCGGAGATAGTTTCGGGCTGATTATGCCTCGCTTCAAACAGAGGTTCACATTTCTAAACCAGAGCACAGGTACGTTTTGTTGAATGTTTGttattgtgcttttctttttttctttttttttgcataaattaagtAGTGTATTTCTAGTTTAGCTATTTCTTCAACACTGTactgttttttattctgttgttcTTCTCTTATTTTGTACCGTCTACTTTCTACTGTGACAGCTTAAATTTCCCACTAATAAAAGATTATCGTATATAATCTTAAATCCCATATTTaggtgtttgttgttttttttcttaattttagtTGAGGTTGCCAATTTACATATAGTGTATAACAAAGCACATAATCCAGTTTTTTCCTCACTCTCTCAcgttaaatcaaaccaaaatgaaGACTGCACAGTACAAAGTCACATATTGGGGATATTTATAGTTTCAGACTTTCTTCTCCCCATTTTTCAAGCTCTTCTCCTTGTTTCTTTGGCCAGATGACATGCACTCGCTGCTGGATGTTGTCAAGGTTGCAGACAGCCTGGTGTTTGTCCTGGACTCAACTGAAGGCTGGGACATTTACGGAGATCACTGTTTGTCTTGTCTCTTCGCTCAGGGCCTCCCTAGCCATGGTTGGTTCCCATTTTTTGTACAATGTGTGGAAAATTTGACActatttttctggattttgtcTTCCGAGATCTAATTTCTCCTAAACCCTCCCCTCCCCCCGTGTAGCTCTGGTGTGTCAGGGTTTGTCTGACATCTCAGTGAAGAAGAGGGTCGATTTCAGAAAAGCTCTGTCAAAGATCACAGAGGTCCGCTTCCCGGACAGCCGCCTCTTCCCGTTGGACTCGGATCAAGACGCCACCCTCCTCCTCAGGCACCTGGGAAGCCAGAGGCAACGAAAGCTGGGCTTCCGCTCCAGACGCTCCCATCTTTTGGCTGAGCGCGTGGCGTTCACGCCAAACGGCCCCGTGGAGGGGAGCGGTGGCGGCGGGCCCAGCGGCCTGGGGACCCTGCGCGTGTCCGGGTACGTCCGAGGTCGTGCCCTCCACGCCAACAGACTGGTGCACATCAGCGGGCACGGGGACTTTCAGCTGAGTCAGATCGACGCTCCGCCGGACCCTCTGCCCCTCAACCTGACCACAGTCAGAGCGACAAAACCTGGAAGGGGAAGAGATGTCGAGATGCAGGTAAACATTAAACCACAGGCATCATGGTGTACATTAAGAATTTtgtaaaatcctttaaaataaatgtagcagGGGTTTTAAAAcggtttaaaaagaaatacctGTCAGATCAGTTTATCTATAataattgtcttttattttgaaactaagCAATTATGGACAACTGAATGAAAGTTATATTATTGGAGAGTTATTAGTTTCttactttgtgtttctcttgTAATGGgccaaaaaaatcattttaattaattaaattaaattcattaaacattttccacacttATTCAGGAATGTGGAGCTCCaaagtttggcacatttttcaaaactaaatctGAATAGTCTTCTGTTCTGTGAATGAAAtgtgtgttattgtttttttttttaagtgttaaatCAGAGATATAGTAATTAATTgtgtgttgatttaaaaaaaaatgcttaaatgcTGAAATCATTCTTTTAGAAAGGCGTTAGATTCTCACAGTATGGTAACTTCGACTAGAAATATGGCGTTTGcacaaactttttcacaaaaaagcTGAAGAGTGTGAGCAAATGCCTCCTTCGCTCAACTCCTCCTGACTCCGTCAACACGACACGGTTCAGCTTCATCctgcaaaacaacagaaagagtaaatgttaaaacatCTTCAATTTTGCCGATAGcgtaacattttgtcattttgttgtttgcagGACGGAGATGAAAACGAGGCCCCGGTGCGGGTGCTGATGAAGGCAGACCCGTCCAGCCGGGAGAGTCTGCAGGCGGAGGCGGAGGTGGACCCCATGGATGGAGAGCAGACATGGCCGACAGAACAGGAGCTGCTCGACGCTGAAGGTGAGGAGACGGGGTCCTAAAACTGGAAGCGAGTAAGAGGAGAAGTAAAGAGGGAAATAAAGCACTGAAGAAACGAGTGTCTCGATTTGTAATGAATCGTAAAGGTTAAGGAATCAATTGTACGGAGCTACTTTTAGATCAAATGTTCAGTTTTCTAAAATGCACTAATGCGCCTACACATGTATGAAAGCATTTGGTATTAGATTAACACGTTACTCTCCTGGATGTTCGTTTCTTTGCTTAGAGGCAAGAAAGAACAAGCGTGTGATGAAGGTTCCTAAGGGAACATCTGACTACCAGGCCACATGGATCATCAacgaagatgaggaggaggagacggatGAAGAaagcagtgatgatgatgatggtgatgaccTAATGGATGAAGCTATGGAtggagaggatgaggagggtCACTCTCAGGTACGCTGACTGATGACAGATTTAAGTTGTTCGAGAAAAtgctcatttggatttaaatagCAAATGTAGTTATTACAACTGAAGGTTATTCATGATGACATAAATAGGCCAGCTTCTTCTCTTTTGGATTTTGTCTTAGTAACAGTTTAGCTTACTATCACATTGACTTATTTTCGCAGCccttaagcttttttttttgttttatattttacattgacATGATGCCGACCTTTGAACTCTAAAGAAGCGGTTACATGTTTTACCGTCATCTGAAGTCATCTCGGTGGTTTCCAGGGAGCTAACAACTGCCTCTAATAAGCTAAAGTACCTCTCTTTTGGAAGTTGATCCACATGTCAGTCAGTCCAGTGGGTTTTGTCACCGACTGACCGATCAGCATTTGCAGTTTGTTCAGAAGTGAAACACCCTTTACCCGGAGGAGCTGATCTGCTACCAAAACGATTTTGGTgaaaaataattggaaaaaaaaacaaactaaatgttgtcAGCGGGGAAAATGCACTTAAGTCACGTTTTACCCAGAGGATTTAGAGGGCATCACAGAGTTTACTCCATTTCTAAAACCCAAATGcagtctggaaaaaaatctaaaagatgaataaatgcCTGCGGTCGACTTCATGAGCAGCTGAATACAATAGTGTTCGACGGTGTGACTGTAAAACTTCTGTCTGGATTCCCTGGGTCTAAAGCCCAGAGAAGGTGCCAGAGATTATATTTGTCTGTTTGCATGTTCCACAAATTGTGTCGACGAAAGATGTCTGAGTGAGGCAGATTAGCTGACGATGTTTATccaatacaaccaaaacaagaaaatgccACGATCAACCTTTAATCATGCTAAAGtctcaaaaacaaatttcaacagACACCAGGAAACCACCACATAGCCAAAGAGAAATTGAAGAACAACCACATAAACAGAATCCCccacttttttgtgtgttttgc
Protein-coding regions in this window:
- the tsr1 gene encoding pre-rRNA-processing protein TSR1 homolog translates to MVKMAANEEKQQGHRAGVYKQKNKGHKHGKHRTKGEIERENKGRVSVMTLTKKQRKELRKMDRRHKANQLRKTKKDQVLTEKRRLGSRDGPPHLVAVVSLHANADAGAVSKLLRGEGAGGVVHLERCVSGVGDSFGLIMPRFKQRFTFLNQSTDDMHSLLDVVKVADSLVFVLDSTEGWDIYGDHCLSCLFAQGLPSHALVCQGLSDISVKKRVDFRKALSKITEVRFPDSRLFPLDSDQDATLLLRHLGSQRQRKLGFRSRRSHLLAERVAFTPNGPVEGSGGGGPSGLGTLRVSGYVRGRALHANRLVHISGHGDFQLSQIDAPPDPLPLNLTTVRATKPGRGRDVEMQDGDENEAPVRVLMKADPSSRESLQAEAEVDPMDGEQTWPTEQELLDAEEARKNKRVMKVPKGTSDYQATWIINEDEEEETDEESSDDDDGDDLMDEAMDGEDEEGHSQETDSQAASEDEEEEEEEEVCSTERGGADQRYDDNIDEAAEEEGLKRYREARSHELFPDEVDTPLDAPARIRFQRYRGLKSFRSSPWDPMENLPLDYSRIFQFQSFERTRRRILAEAAADEDGAMDGWYVTLHIIDVPFSVMESVQSGKPLVLVSLLPHEQKMSVMHLLVQRHPSNTEPIKTKEELVFHCGFRRFRASPIFSQHTTADKHKMERFLKPDAPTVVSVYAPITFPPAGVLLFKQRNDGVQDLVATGSLLSCDPRRVVLKRIVLSGHPFKINRRSAVVRYMFFNRDDIMWFKPVELRTKWGRRGHIKDALGTHGHMKCVFDNQLRSQDTVLMNLYKRVYPRWTFDPYVPPQLPWFKKEVTIAMDDLDME